One window of Streptomyces sp. NBC_00273 genomic DNA carries:
- the fabG gene encoding 3-oxoacyl-[acyl-carrier-protein] reductase produces MTDNSASKVALISGGSRGIGRATALRLAQDGFHVGFCYQSNEQAAKELAQAIAALGVKARAVRADVSDGGSVRSFVAETENELGPIDVAVTSAGITKDNALLMMPDDDWHQVIDVNLSGVFHVCRSVIFEMMKRKSGSIVNISSVAGVYGNATQTNYAASKAGIIGFSRSLAKEVGRYGIRANVVAPGFIETDMTADLSEKVKKQAMQSIPLRRLGRAEEVADLVSYLASDRASYITGAVLQIDGGIII; encoded by the coding sequence GTGACCGACAACAGCGCATCCAAGGTGGCCCTGATCAGCGGCGGGTCCCGGGGCATCGGACGGGCGACCGCCCTTCGGCTGGCCCAGGACGGCTTCCACGTGGGCTTCTGCTACCAGTCCAACGAGCAGGCGGCGAAGGAACTGGCGCAGGCGATCGCGGCGCTGGGCGTCAAGGCCCGGGCCGTACGGGCCGACGTCTCCGACGGTGGTTCGGTGCGCAGCTTCGTAGCCGAGACGGAGAACGAGCTGGGCCCGATCGACGTCGCGGTGACCTCGGCCGGCATCACCAAGGACAACGCCCTGCTGATGATGCCCGACGACGACTGGCACCAGGTCATCGACGTGAACCTGAGCGGCGTCTTCCATGTGTGCCGGTCGGTGATCTTCGAGATGATGAAGCGGAAGTCGGGTTCCATCGTGAACATCTCTTCCGTGGCCGGTGTGTACGGGAACGCCACCCAGACCAACTATGCGGCGTCCAAAGCGGGGATCATCGGGTTCTCCCGCTCGCTGGCCAAGGAGGTCGGCCGGTACGGCATCCGGGCCAATGTCGTGGCACCGGGGTTCATCGAGACCGACATGACGGCCGACCTCAGCGAGAAGGTCAAGAAGCAGGCCATGCAGTCGATTCCGCTCAGGCGCCTCGGCCGTGCCGAGGAGGTCGCCGACCTGGTCTCGTACCTCGCGTCCGACCGCGCCTCCTACATCACCGGCGCCGTGCTCCAGATCGACGGCGGAATCATCATCTAG
- a CDS encoding 3-hydroxyacyl-ACP dehydratase FabZ family protein — MNAAEIKRMLPHRYPMLLVDRVLELVPGESLRAVKAITCNEPWYQHLGDDAGEEEFAYPQTLLVESWGQAAGLLAVHAGSPEGDLGGQVMLAGAMSGVEFLRAVYPGDVLEHRVRVFRALTDTVVFDGESLVDGQVAMTFSRMVMAFRPGEQLRPREEQRA; from the coding sequence ATGAACGCTGCGGAGATCAAGCGGATGCTGCCCCACCGGTACCCCATGCTCCTCGTGGACCGGGTGCTGGAGCTGGTACCGGGCGAAAGCCTGCGGGCGGTCAAGGCGATCACGTGCAACGAGCCGTGGTACCAGCACCTCGGGGACGACGCCGGCGAGGAGGAGTTCGCCTATCCGCAGACCCTGCTGGTCGAGTCCTGGGGCCAGGCCGCGGGACTGCTCGCCGTGCACGCCGGCTCGCCCGAGGGGGACCTCGGCGGCCAGGTGATGCTGGCCGGTGCCATGTCCGGTGTGGAGTTCCTCCGGGCCGTCTACCCCGGAGACGTCCTGGAGCACCGGGTACGGGTCTTCCGCGCACTGACCGACACCGTCGTCTTCGATGGCGAGAGCCTCGTGGACGGGCAGGTGGCCATGACGTTCTCGCGCATGGTGATGGCATTTCGGCCGGGCGAGCAGCTCCGGCCGAGGGAGGAACAACGAGCGTGA
- a CDS encoding 3-hydroxyacyl-ACP dehydratase FabZ family protein has product MTLLHHNSPVRAVIRVLRPARADGGDGELRSSAETLVEAEEPVFAGHYPDFPIFPGVCVVECVHRAARATAPAAGLSLAALESARFVGAVFPGDTLTVELRWKPREDGWSATGEASTARGTAAKVRLRYRAGGDG; this is encoded by the coding sequence GTGACGCTGCTCCACCACAACAGTCCGGTCCGCGCGGTGATCCGGGTGCTCCGGCCCGCGCGGGCCGACGGCGGGGACGGTGAGCTGCGGTCGAGTGCCGAGACGCTGGTCGAAGCCGAGGAGCCGGTGTTCGCAGGGCACTACCCGGACTTTCCGATCTTCCCCGGCGTGTGCGTCGTCGAATGCGTCCACCGGGCTGCGCGCGCCACGGCTCCGGCGGCCGGACTGAGCCTGGCCGCCCTGGAGTCCGCGCGCTTCGTCGGAGCCGTCTTCCCCGGTGACACGCTCACGGTCGAACTCCGGTGGAAGCCCCGGGAGGACGGCTGGAGCGCGACCGGTGAGGCGTCCACCGCCCGCGGGACGGCCGCGAAGGTCCGCCTGCGCTACCGAGCCGGAGGAGACGGGTGA
- a CDS encoding acyl carrier protein — MSVSELEHVSRGTLDKEELRTTVAEILDIDAQQLADDAHFMEDLEVDSLMALEVVVVLEKKYGVKFSEGELRDVVTLRRAHGLLAQKLLAS; from the coding sequence ATGTCCGTCTCCGAGCTCGAGCACGTCTCCAGAGGAACCCTGGACAAGGAGGAACTGCGCACCACCGTCGCCGAGATCCTCGACATCGACGCCCAACAACTGGCCGATGACGCCCATTTCATGGAAGACCTCGAGGTGGATTCGCTGATGGCCCTCGAAGTCGTCGTCGTGCTGGAGAAGAAGTACGGCGTCAAGTTCTCCGAGGGAGAGCTGCGGGACGTCGTCACCCTCCGGCGTGCGCACGGCCTGCTGGCCCAGAAGCTGCTGGCGTCGTGA
- a CDS encoding beta-ketoacyl synthase N-terminal-like domain-containing protein: protein MSRGVTAVRGPVITGWSAVSPFGIGREAFVEGARSGRPTAAAPDSAAWTGPDERVCLVPGFVIKDVLGRKGTRSMDRVTGLAVTTVRELISDAADDGAVESGEDVGLVIGTTTGSAESMMNITRDTLVHEKPFYIDPSHIPNAIMNCAAGQCAIWYGLKGPNTTVAAGRASGLLALNYARRLLASGRARTVLCGAVEEYSSSRSWLDWHTRSEDEAGTVLGEGCAVLRLRPADSVAEGEGLAEVVTVEPGIVGPTGVAQSLAACVTRALRRAGADRSDVWAVSPSNAPGTAGEQEREGLESVFGGLSPRYVPSPTQIGDTAAATAAFQMVSVLTAAQDDSRAAGRLAAVTSVDRDGVLACALLRLR, encoded by the coding sequence GTGAGCAGGGGGGTGACCGCGGTGCGCGGTCCGGTGATCACCGGTTGGTCGGCGGTGTCGCCGTTCGGCATCGGCCGCGAGGCCTTCGTCGAGGGCGCCCGGTCGGGGCGGCCGACGGCGGCGGCACCGGATTCCGCCGCATGGACGGGACCCGACGAACGGGTCTGCCTGGTGCCGGGGTTCGTCATCAAGGACGTGCTGGGCCGCAAGGGCACCCGGTCCATGGACCGGGTGACCGGCTTGGCCGTCACCACCGTGCGCGAACTGATCTCGGACGCGGCCGACGACGGTGCCGTCGAGAGCGGTGAGGACGTAGGCCTCGTCATCGGCACGACGACCGGCAGTGCCGAGAGCATGATGAACATCACTCGGGACACCCTCGTCCACGAGAAGCCCTTCTACATCGACCCCTCGCACATCCCCAACGCCATCATGAACTGCGCGGCGGGCCAGTGCGCCATCTGGTACGGGCTGAAGGGCCCGAACACCACGGTCGCGGCAGGGCGTGCCTCGGGCCTGCTGGCGCTCAACTACGCACGGCGGCTGCTGGCATCGGGCCGGGCGCGGACCGTGCTGTGCGGTGCGGTGGAGGAGTACTCCTCGTCCCGTTCCTGGCTGGACTGGCACACCCGTTCCGAGGACGAGGCGGGCACGGTCCTCGGTGAGGGGTGCGCCGTACTGCGGCTCCGGCCGGCGGACTCCGTCGCGGAGGGCGAGGGGCTGGCCGAGGTCGTGACCGTCGAGCCGGGCATCGTGGGCCCGACGGGCGTGGCGCAGTCGCTGGCCGCGTGCGTGACCCGGGCGCTGCGCCGGGCGGGGGCGGACCGGTCGGACGTATGGGCGGTGTCCCCTTCGAACGCGCCGGGCACCGCGGGCGAGCAGGAGCGGGAAGGGCTGGAGAGCGTCTTCGGCGGCCTGAGCCCGCGGTACGTACCCAGCCCGACCCAGATCGGCGACACCGCCGCGGCCACCGCCGCCTTCCAGATGGTGTCCGTACTGACCGCGGCCCAGGACGACTCCCGGGCCGCGGGGCGTCTCGCGGCGGTCACCTCCGTCGACCGGGACGGTGTGCTGGCCTGCGCGCTCCTGCGCCTGCGCTGA
- a CDS encoding alpha/beta fold hydrolase: MLLHGLAGSGTVWDGLWENAPAGLEAWTAELPWRAEFVARWGQQEHDTEGIPAALGQVPGGAQLVIAHSFSANLLLEHLSGQAARGADPIGQYGIRGIVLVSPFYRRLAGDFEWDVAAGLQQKFLHLMEEGIRSRPGRPIDPELRRQMARRVCERVGPHGWLKFFQTYLRTPWLRTDLIKVPCLVVTGSEDFAAEESATLATDLPDAELRVIPGQGHYPMAEDPRLFSALLDEFISRSM, encoded by the coding sequence TTGCTGCTGCACGGTCTGGCCGGCAGCGGCACGGTGTGGGACGGCTTGTGGGAGAACGCTCCCGCGGGACTCGAGGCCTGGACCGCCGAGCTGCCGTGGCGCGCCGAGTTCGTCGCCCGATGGGGGCAGCAGGAACACGACACCGAAGGCATCCCCGCCGCCCTGGGCCAGGTGCCCGGCGGAGCACAGCTGGTGATCGCCCATTCCTTCTCCGCCAACCTGCTCCTGGAACACCTCAGCGGACAGGCCGCACGGGGCGCCGACCCGATCGGGCAGTACGGGATCCGCGGCATCGTCCTGGTCTCGCCCTTCTACCGGCGCCTCGCCGGTGATTTCGAATGGGACGTGGCCGCCGGACTGCAACAGAAGTTCCTCCACCTCATGGAGGAGGGCATCCGGAGCAGACCGGGGCGTCCGATCGACCCCGAACTCCGCCGACAGATGGCGAGGCGCGTGTGCGAACGCGTCGGACCGCACGGCTGGCTGAAGTTCTTCCAGACCTACCTGCGCACCCCTTGGCTGCGCACCGACCTGATCAAGGTGCCCTGCCTGGTCGTCACCGGGAGCGAGGACTTCGCCGCCGAGGAGAGCGCGACGCTGGCCACGGACCTCCCCGATGCCGAACTGCGCGTGATTCCGGGGCAGGGCCACTACCCCATGGCCGAGGACCCGCGGCTGTTCTCCGCCTTGTTGGACGAATTCATCTCTAGGAGTATGTAA
- a CDS encoding beta-ketoacyl synthase N-terminal-like domain-containing protein: MNPVVTGVGLALPGVGSAGDLLEAVSEDRAAVDPAARIGKKGLRYKDRATQLALCCADEALRDAGLLGEDGLTVPGETIAVLVASNYGNADTVCSVVELIAADGGTGGISPMDTPNASSNVIASTLAIKHGLRGPNLMICNGPTSGLDAVRWADALITSGRAGRALVLGVEPDNEVVRKLTGADRVIDGAAAVLVEHPDLARARGAEPRAVVGLSVRTTSVQACLDSLGGAGPDSTPGAWFTPGESGGEALGDLLPQVPRYDLCDVWGEPSSVLGVLQCVGAVGWYAGGGTGPVYALAGRTGDDATAGLALLAPGAAR; the protein is encoded by the coding sequence GTGAACCCAGTGGTGACCGGAGTCGGCCTGGCCCTTCCGGGCGTCGGCTCGGCGGGAGACCTCCTGGAGGCCGTCAGCGAGGACCGTGCCGCCGTGGATCCGGCGGCGCGCATCGGCAAGAAGGGGCTGCGCTACAAGGACCGGGCCACCCAGCTGGCGCTGTGCTGCGCCGACGAAGCCCTGCGGGACGCCGGGCTGCTGGGCGAGGACGGGCTGACCGTACCGGGCGAGACGATCGCCGTCCTGGTCGCCTCCAACTACGGCAACGCGGACACGGTCTGCTCGGTGGTGGAACTGATCGCCGCGGACGGCGGCACAGGTGGCATCAGCCCGATGGACACCCCCAACGCGTCCAGCAACGTGATCGCGTCCACGCTGGCCATCAAGCACGGTCTGCGCGGCCCGAACCTGATGATCTGCAACGGTCCGACCTCGGGGCTGGACGCCGTCCGCTGGGCCGATGCCCTGATCACCTCCGGCCGGGCCGGCCGGGCGCTGGTCCTCGGGGTGGAGCCCGACAACGAGGTGGTCCGGAAACTGACGGGCGCGGACCGCGTCATCGACGGCGCCGCCGCGGTCCTCGTCGAGCACCCGGACCTCGCGCGGGCACGGGGCGCCGAGCCGCGGGCGGTGGTGGGCCTGAGCGTACGGACCACGAGCGTCCAGGCCTGCCTGGACAGCCTGGGCGGTGCGGGGCCCGACAGTACGCCCGGCGCCTGGTTCACCCCGGGCGAAAGCGGGGGCGAGGCGCTCGGGGACCTCCTGCCGCAGGTCCCCCGCTACGACCTTTGCGACGTGTGGGGCGAGCCGTCGTCCGTACTGGGCGTCCTGCAGTGCGTCGGAGCGGTCGGCTGGTACGCAGGCGGCGGAACCGGACCGGTCTACGCGCTGGCCGGACGGACCGGTGACGACGCCACCGCGGGGCTGGCCCTCCTGGCGCCGGGCGCGGCCCGGTGA
- a CDS encoding beta-ketoacyl synthase N-terminal-like domain-containing protein, whose translation MSRWPVTGMGAVASTGGDVETIFSQLCAGRSGLGELRGFNRDWYNAGHLYEVDNRPEPGADVVGRATGLLLEAVAQAARDAGLGEDLRGVPVLVGTGLRELRSLELRSRDGQEFDVSRMHFGTALRERFGAEDTHTISNACSASLYALALGVDLLEFQGAETVIVAGVDVITESMFGLSDRLQLEPPGQLRPFDRERKGTVMGEGAAAIVLRREPPAEPGASHGWVRGVSVNCDAFHATAPDPQGIAAAIRDAHTRAGVKAEDIELVMVHGTGTQLNDAAEGTALQEVYGPHIGRPVMTGVKSMTGHTSGASGVLSLIVALRSMREGRIPPITGLDDVADEASEFRFVRDASVRADVQLAQIDAFGFGGINAVAVVEAAQ comes from the coding sequence ATGAGCCGCTGGCCGGTGACCGGCATGGGCGCGGTGGCGAGCACCGGCGGCGATGTCGAGACGATCTTCTCCCAGTTGTGCGCGGGCCGCAGCGGACTGGGCGAACTGCGGGGCTTCAACCGGGACTGGTACAACGCCGGGCACCTCTACGAGGTGGACAACCGCCCCGAGCCCGGTGCCGACGTCGTCGGCCGGGCCACCGGCCTGCTGCTGGAGGCAGTGGCACAGGCCGCACGGGACGCCGGACTGGGCGAGGACCTGCGAGGCGTTCCGGTACTGGTGGGCACCGGGCTCCGGGAGCTGCGTTCGCTGGAACTGCGCTCGCGCGACGGCCAGGAGTTCGACGTCTCGCGGATGCACTTCGGCACCGCCCTGCGCGAGCGCTTCGGGGCCGAGGACACCCACACCATCTCCAACGCATGCTCGGCGTCTCTGTACGCGCTGGCACTCGGAGTGGACCTCCTGGAGTTCCAGGGCGCGGAAACGGTGATCGTCGCCGGGGTGGACGTGATCACGGAGAGCATGTTCGGCCTGTCGGACCGGCTCCAGCTGGAACCGCCCGGTCAGTTGCGCCCGTTCGACCGGGAACGCAAGGGCACGGTGATGGGGGAGGGCGCGGCGGCGATCGTCCTGCGCCGCGAACCCCCCGCAGAGCCGGGCGCGTCACACGGCTGGGTCCGCGGCGTGAGCGTCAACTGCGACGCCTTCCACGCCACCGCACCCGATCCCCAGGGCATCGCGGCCGCGATCCGTGACGCGCACACCCGGGCCGGGGTCAAGGCCGAGGACATCGAGCTCGTGATGGTGCACGGCACCGGCACCCAGCTCAACGACGCCGCAGAGGGAACCGCCCTGCAAGAGGTGTACGGACCGCACATCGGGCGTCCGGTCATGACGGGCGTGAAGTCGATGACCGGGCACACCTCGGGAGCGTCCGGAGTGCTGAGCCTGATCGTGGCACTGCGGTCCATGAGGGAAGGACGGATCCCGCCCATCACCGGTCTGGACGACGTCGCGGACGAGGCGTCCGAGTTCAGGTTCGTCCGCGACGCGAGCGTCCGGGCCGATGTGCAGCTGGCGCAGATCGACGCGTTCGGCTTCGGCGGGATCAACGCGGTGGCAGTAGTGGAGGCGGCACAGTGA
- a CDS encoding beta-ketoacyl-[acyl-carrier-protein] synthase family protein: MTNLAGNGPSSTAHRVVLTGFGVFSSIGVGAEEFAEGLRSGRSGAKPITAFDTNGFAHANGCEIVGFEPEKYIRNLDVDELGRASQFSVAAARMAIEDAGLEEESLREQRGLISIGTTDGESFDLDQLVESQIRFGPEHMDSTIARRVRAGRLSAAVAHELGLTDVEAVTIPTACAAGNYAIGYGFDAVRTGEVDFALCGGADAMCRKTFAGFYRLGTIAPELCQPFDADRKGILTGEGAGILVLESLESALARGARIYAEVLGYGLNCDAYHQVAPNQASVGRCMELALENAGIKPEDVDLISAHGTGTKANDITEARAIREVYGDSPPRTISIKSMLGHTMGAASALAAIACSLAIVHRFIPPTINHVTTDPECEVDCVPNEAVEADLRIVQNNGLAFGGNNAIVILGKYEGDR, translated from the coding sequence ATGACGAATCTCGCAGGTAATGGTCCGAGCTCAACAGCTCATAGAGTGGTTCTGACCGGGTTTGGGGTCTTCTCAAGCATCGGAGTGGGAGCGGAGGAGTTCGCCGAAGGGCTGCGCTCCGGACGGAGCGGCGCGAAGCCGATCACCGCCTTCGACACCAACGGATTCGCCCACGCCAACGGGTGCGAGATCGTCGGCTTCGAGCCCGAGAAGTACATCCGCAACCTCGACGTGGACGAGCTCGGCCGGGCCAGCCAGTTCTCGGTCGCGGCAGCACGCATGGCCATCGAGGACGCCGGCCTCGAGGAGGAGAGCCTGCGCGAGCAGCGGGGCCTGATCTCGATCGGCACGACCGACGGCGAGTCCTTCGACCTGGACCAGCTCGTCGAGAGCCAGATCCGGTTCGGTCCCGAGCACATGGACTCCACCATCGCGCGCCGGGTCCGGGCCGGCCGGTTGTCGGCGGCGGTGGCCCATGAGCTGGGGCTGACCGACGTCGAAGCGGTGACGATCCCGACCGCCTGCGCGGCCGGGAACTACGCCATCGGCTACGGCTTCGACGCCGTGCGTACGGGCGAAGTGGACTTCGCCCTGTGCGGCGGCGCCGACGCCATGTGCCGCAAGACCTTCGCCGGGTTCTACCGGCTGGGCACGATCGCCCCGGAGCTGTGCCAGCCCTTCGACGCCGACCGCAAGGGCATACTCACCGGCGAGGGCGCCGGCATCCTCGTCCTGGAAAGCCTGGAGTCGGCGCTGGCGCGCGGCGCCCGGATCTACGCCGAGGTGCTCGGCTACGGGCTGAACTGCGATGCCTACCACCAGGTGGCACCCAATCAGGCGAGCGTCGGACGCTGCATGGAACTCGCCCTGGAGAACGCGGGCATCAAGCCGGAGGACGTGGACCTGATCTCCGCCCACGGCACCGGCACCAAGGCCAATGACATCACCGAGGCCCGCGCCATCCGCGAGGTGTACGGAGACAGTCCGCCGCGCACCATCTCGATCAAGTCGATGCTCGGGCACACCATGGGAGCCGCCAGTGCGCTCGCGGCGATCGCGTGCTCGCTCGCCATCGTGCACCGGTTCATTCCGCCCACCATCAACCACGTCACCACCGACCCGGAGTGCGAGGTGGACTGCGTCCCCAACGAGGCCGTGGAGGCCGATCTCCGGATCGTCCAGAACAACGGACTGGCCTTCGGCGGCAACAACGCGATCGTCATCCTCGGGAAGTACGAGGGGGACCGATGA
- a CDS encoding acyl carrier protein, with product MASVTAERAATIKEIVCEILELEEDEVTDTSLFREDHDADSLRAIEILASLEKEFKVVIDQAELARMVNLKGVNEVVAESAGW from the coding sequence ATGGCTTCTGTGACTGCCGAGCGCGCCGCGACGATCAAGGAGATCGTCTGCGAAATCCTTGAACTGGAGGAGGATGAGGTCACCGATACCAGTCTCTTCCGGGAAGACCACGATGCCGACTCCCTCCGTGCGATCGAGATCCTCGCGTCGCTCGAGAAGGAATTCAAGGTGGTCATCGACCAGGCCGAGCTGGCTCGCATGGTGAACCTCAAGGGCGTCAACGAGGTCGTCGCCGAGTCCGCCGGCTGGTAG
- a CDS encoding IS5 family transposase (programmed frameshift): MSTRPWIVDDDLWALIEPLLPPWPTRSPGPRPVADRLCLQGILYVLCNDIAWQLLPPELGFGSGQTCWRRLERWQQAGVFDQLHRILLAELNAAGRLDWSRACVDGPHPCEKGGADTGPSPVDRRKTGSKHHLICDGRGTPLKVITTAANVNDVTQTLALVDGIPPVAGRPGRPRRRPDALLGDKGYDSNANRDELRKRRILPVISRKGSPNIKGMGKLRYVVEQTFALLHQFKRLAVRWERRTELHDAFVSLACSLICWRRLNKPTS; encoded by the exons GTGAGTACTCGGCCGTGGATCGTGGACGACGACTTGTGGGCACTGATCGAGCCGCTGCTGCCGCCCTGGCCGACGAGGTCACCAGGGCCGCGGCCGGTAGCTGACCGGTTGTGTCTGCAAGGCATCCTGTACGTGCTCTGCAACGACATCGCCTGGCAACTCCTACCACCTGAGCTGGGATTCGGGTCCGGGCAGACCTGCTGGCGGCGCCTGGAGCGGTGGCAGCAGGCCGGGGTCTTCGACCAGCTGCATCGGATCCTGCTCGCCGAGTTGAATGCGGCCGGCCGGCTCGACTGGTCCAGGGCCTGCGTGGACGGC CCACATCCGTGCGAAAAAGGGGGAGCCGACACCGGTCCGTCGCCGGTCGACCGGCGGAAGACAGGCAGCAAACACCACCTGATCTGCGACGGACGCGGCACTCCGCTCAAAGTCATCACGACTGCGGCGAACGTCAATGACGTCACCCAGACTCTCGCCCTGGTCGACGGCATCCCACCGGTGGCGGGCCGCCCCGGCCGGCCCCGCCGACGTCCCGATGCTCTGCTCGGGGACAAGGGCTACGACTCCAACGCCAACCGTGATGAGCTGCGTAAACGCCGGATCCTGCCCGTCATCTCCCGCAAGGGATCCCCGAACATCAAGGGCATGGGCAAGCTCCGCTACGTCGTGGAACAGACCTTCGCCCTGCTCCATCAGTTCAAACGACTCGCCGTCCGGTGGGAACGGCGCACCGAGCTCCACGACGCGTTTGTCTCCCTCGCTTGCAGCCTCATCTGTTGGCGACGCCTCAACAAGCCCACCTCATGA
- a CDS encoding thioesterase II family protein: protein MRLICLPHAGGTASFFRSWAGAFGSGVEVLSARYPGRQDRIAEPCLESMAALADAVVEGLRPFLDRPLALFGHSMGASVAYEVALRLEDRYGVRPQGLYVSSRAAPHRVAPSGVHLQGDEAIIEHVRGLGGSDAAVLDDPDLRELVMPAIRSDFRIVGTYRAPSPIPVRCPIFA from the coding sequence GTGAGGCTGATCTGCCTGCCGCACGCCGGCGGGACGGCGAGCTTCTTCCGTTCCTGGGCCGGCGCCTTCGGGAGCGGTGTGGAGGTCCTGTCCGCCCGGTACCCGGGCAGGCAGGACCGGATCGCCGAACCGTGCCTGGAGAGCATGGCCGCCCTGGCGGACGCCGTCGTCGAGGGGCTGCGGCCGTTCCTGGACCGGCCCCTCGCCCTGTTCGGCCACAGCATGGGTGCGTCCGTCGCCTACGAGGTGGCCCTGCGGCTGGAGGACCGGTACGGCGTCCGGCCGCAGGGGCTGTACGTATCCAGCCGTGCGGCTCCGCACCGGGTCGCCCCGTCCGGCGTCCATCTGCAGGGCGACGAGGCGATCATCGAGCACGTCCGCGGTCTGGGCGGTTCGGACGCGGCGGTCCTGGACGATCCGGACCTGAGGGAGCTGGTGATGCCAGCGATCCGGTCGGACTTCCGGATCGTCGGTACGTACCGTGCCCCGTCCCCGATTCCCGTACGATGCCCGATTTTTGCTTAG
- a CDS encoding acyl-CoA carboxylase subunit beta, which produces MPPNTATQHRVAELRMLKSAVRQGSETGTERQHAKGKLTVRERLDLLFDEGSFCEVEPLRRHRATGFGLEDNRPHTDGVVTGWGTVHGRTVFAFAHDFRIFGGALGEAHAQKIHKIMDMALQAGAPLVSLNDGAGARIQEGVSALAGYGGIFERNVRASGVIPQISVMLGPCAGGAAYSPALTDFVFMVRETSQMFITGPDVVETVTGEKVSQNGLGGADVHAEVSGVAHFAYDDEHTCLAEVRYLLSLLPANNRETPPAVRSTDPADRRGDALLELVPSHGNRPYDMRKVIEEIVDDGEHMEVHERWAGSVLCTLARLDGNVVGIVANQPQSLAGVLDIRSSSKAARFVQLCDAFNIPLVTLVDVPGFLPGVDQEHGGIIRHGAKLLYAYCNATVPRVQVILRKAYGGAYIVMDSRSIGADLSYAWPTNEIAVMGAEGAANVVFRRQIAAADDPEAVRQELVKEYATELMHPYYAAERGLVDDVIDPALTRQTLIRALDMLRAKHAPLPVRKHGNPPT; this is translated from the coding sequence ATGCCACCGAACACCGCGACGCAACACCGTGTGGCCGAGCTGCGCATGCTGAAATCCGCAGTCAGGCAAGGCAGCGAAACCGGTACCGAACGGCAGCACGCCAAAGGAAAGCTGACCGTCCGCGAGCGCCTGGACCTGCTCTTCGACGAAGGATCCTTCTGCGAAGTGGAACCCCTGCGGCGGCACCGTGCCACCGGATTCGGGCTCGAGGACAACCGGCCCCACACGGACGGGGTGGTCACCGGCTGGGGCACCGTTCACGGCCGGACCGTCTTCGCCTTCGCGCACGACTTCCGCATCTTCGGGGGTGCGCTGGGCGAGGCGCACGCCCAGAAGATCCACAAGATCATGGACATGGCCCTCCAGGCGGGCGCCCCCCTGGTGTCCTTGAACGACGGCGCCGGGGCCCGGATCCAGGAGGGCGTGTCCGCGCTCGCCGGATACGGTGGGATCTTCGAGCGCAACGTCCGGGCCTCCGGCGTCATCCCGCAGATCAGCGTGATGCTCGGCCCCTGTGCAGGGGGCGCCGCGTACTCCCCGGCGCTCACCGACTTCGTCTTCATGGTCCGCGAGACCTCACAGATGTTCATCACCGGCCCGGACGTGGTCGAGACCGTGACCGGGGAGAAGGTCTCCCAGAACGGTCTGGGCGGCGCGGACGTGCACGCGGAGGTCTCGGGCGTCGCGCACTTCGCGTACGACGACGAGCACACCTGTCTGGCCGAGGTCCGGTACCTGCTGTCGCTGCTCCCCGCCAACAACCGCGAGACCCCTCCTGCGGTCCGCTCCACGGACCCGGCCGACCGGCGCGGGGACGCACTGCTCGAACTGGTGCCCTCCCACGGCAACCGGCCCTACGACATGCGCAAGGTCATCGAGGAGATCGTCGACGACGGTGAGCACATGGAGGTCCACGAGCGCTGGGCCGGGAGCGTCCTGTGCACCCTCGCCCGCCTCGACGGCAACGTCGTGGGCATCGTGGCCAACCAGCCGCAGTCCCTCGCCGGCGTCCTGGACATCCGGTCCTCGAGCAAGGCCGCCCGCTTCGTCCAGCTCTGCGACGCGTTCAACATCCCGCTGGTGACGCTCGTGGACGTACCCGGGTTCCTGCCCGGCGTCGACCAGGAGCACGGCGGCATCATCCGGCACGGCGCGAAGCTCCTGTACGCCTACTGCAACGCGACCGTCCCCCGCGTCCAGGTGATCCTCCGCAAGGCCTACGGCGGCGCGTACATCGTCATGGACTCCCGTTCGATCGGCGCAGACCTGTCGTACGCCTGGCCCACGAACGAGATCGCCGTCATGGGTGCGGAGGGGGCCGCCAACGTCGTCTTCCGCCGCCAGATCGCTGCCGCCGACGACCCCGAGGCCGTACGCCAGGAGCTGGTCAAGGAGTACGCCACAGAACTCATGCACCCCTACTACGCCGCCGAACGCGGTCTGGTGGACGACGTCATCGACCCCGCCCTCACCCGACAGACGCTGATCCGGGCACTGGACATGCTGCGGGCCAAGCACGCGCCACTGCCGGTGCGCAAGCACGGGAACCCGCCGACGTGA